GTCCTGACGCTCGATGACCTCAAAATCGCGTTTTCCGCACAAGGCGAGGGCCTGCCGCTATCGCTGAAGGAAGGCCAGGTCGCCGGAACCGTCGCGGTCGATTTGAATGAACGCACCGTGTCCGTCACACCCCTGGAAGGGGTGGTCTTCGCGGCGAGTCCCGATGGTGTGGAGGTCCAGATTGCCTCAACGGCGACGGGCACAGGTGATCTGGACACCTACCGGTTCTCGCTAAGCAACCTCCGGGTCAACCTCGACGCCACCGGCCTGCCGCTGGCGGACCGGTGGTTTTCCGGGACCCTGAGCAGCGCGATCGCGGTGGATGCGGCCGCACGGACCGTCACGATCGACCGGTCGCGGCTGGAGATGCGCGGCGAGGGTAGTCGCGGAGAGGACGTGGAACTCCTGCTCGAAGGCGGGGGCGACATCGACCTGGCGCGCCGCAGCGTAAACTTCGAGGGTCTGAGAGCGACACTCGACGCCTTCGGCGTCCCCCTCGGTGAGGAGGCGCTGACCGGTACGTTCACGGCCGACATCAGCGGCGGGCTCGATGGATCCGGCATCAGCATCGGTCCGGTCTCGCTCGTACTGCAGGGGGAAGGGGCCGGCGGTGTCGCCAGCGATCTCAAACTGAACGGAACGGGCTACATCGGACCCGAGGAGGGTGCACCGTTTTCCGCAAAGATTGCCCTGGAGTCCGTTCTGCGGGGCGGAACACCGGATATGGGGGAGAACCGCGGGACGCTCGACTGCGAGTTCTCGGGTGAACTCGCCGCCGACCAGATCCTCGTCTACCCCGTGGACGGGAAGCTGACACACACAGCACCCGACGGAAAGACCGCCCGTGTCGCCGTCAGCAGCAACGGCACGATCGATCTTGAGCAGCGGACACTGAATATCGAGGAAATACGGATAGACCTCAAGGCACGCGACGGGTTCGCGGGGCTCGGGGGAATCAGTGGTGAACTGCGGGCCGCAATCTCCGCAGGTTTGAACCAGGGTTTCATCGAGTTCGAGGCGGCCGAGGCAAAACTGAGGGGAAGCATCCCGGAGGGAGTGATCTTCGCCTTCCGGGCCGCGGGCGACGGACGTTTCGATCCGGAAAAGCAGGTGCTGACGTTCGACGATCTTGGACTCCGGTTCCGCGGCAGCGGGCAGGGTTCCGATGCCGCATCCGTTGAGGTCAGCGCACGGACCGGTCTAGAGGCAGACCTCGCGGAAGGCAAGGCGACAATGGAACCCGTGGAGATCGAGTGGTCCGGAATCAAGGCCGACGGCAGAATACTGGCCGCGGGTCTCAAAGACACGCCCGAGGCGATCGGCAGCCTGAAGATCCACCCGTTTTCTCCGCGCCAGGCCCTGGCCTCACTGGGGCATCCTGTCGCGCCGACTACACCCGACCAGATCCTCGGTTCCGGGGCAGGGTTGCTGGAATTTCAGGCAACGGCGAAACGCATCGTTCTGCCGCGCTTCGTACTGGCGCTCGACGACAGCCGGCTAAACGGGAAACTGAGCGTGGAACCGGGGGAACCCGCCAACATCGTCATGCTGACCCATCTCGACCGCATCGACCTG
The nucleotide sequence above comes from Gammaproteobacteria bacterium. Encoded proteins:
- a CDS encoding AsmA family protein, with the protein product MKWLKRLILVSALLPIAAVTALLTVNPNHFKPVIERAVQDATNRTISVDGDLSLSWFPSIGLELGPTRLGNPPGFGQTSFARIERAILRVEFLPLLQGTLRIVELDIRGLKLGLHVDDNGQTNWRDLVLLFASESEQASGTPLPVTLAGITVEDAALHFNDAVTGLDFSIAPIGLTTGPIVVGEPVELALEFDANSATPPVNTHIRVETQSRFDPGRVLTLDDLKIAFSAQGEGLPLSLKEGQVAGTVAVDLNERTVSVTPLEGVVFAASPDGVEVQIASTATGTGDLDTYRFSLSNLRVNLDATGLPLADRWFSGTLSSAIAVDAAARTVTIDRSRLEMRGEGSRGEDVELLLEGGGDIDLARRSVNFEGLRATLDAFGVPLGEEALTGTFTADISGGLDGSGISIGPVSLVLQGEGAGGVASDLKLNGTGYIGPEEGAPFSAKIALESVLRGGTPDMGENRGTLDCEFSGELAADQILVYPVDGKLTHTAPDGKTARVAVSSNGTIDLEQRTLNIEEIRIDLKARDGFAGLGGISGELRAAISAGLNQGFIEFEAAEAKLRGSIPEGVIFAFRAAGDGRFDPEKQVLTFDDLGLRFRGSGQGSDAASVEVSARTGLEADLAEGKATMEPVEIEWSGIKADGRILAAGLKDTPEAIGSLKIHPFSPRQALASLGHPVAPTTPDQILGSGAGLLEFQATAKRIVLPRFVLALDDSRLNGKLSVEPGEPANIVMLTHLDRIDLDPYLAALAREPAPPETESPDTGNGAFEAVSELLNAIELKGTMDVGELTIGGTTATGINATLRASEGVLDAQPVSASIYEGRARGLFSLDAREIEPRLSLHTEATGVALGNLIADALGEEAATLEGRGSLRLNLETRGTTAAAMTHHLQGSIRTEIKRGALHDKALAAKIEIMMALLRARKPRPPEERILFDLLTGTWNTDKGVISNDDLRFDLPIVSFRGKGAIDLNENRIDYALYPLLPGRERDLWLAPITIRGPLADPNYGLDVTRFTREAPQP